One segment of Babesia bigemina genome assembly Bbig001, chromosome : II DNA contains the following:
- a CDS encoding 40S ribosomal subunit protein S9, putative, with amino-acid sequence MVGSYRNYSKTFRNPKRPFEKERLDQELKLIGEYGLKNKREVWRVQYVLSKIRSAARYLLTLDEKDTKRQFQGDALLRRMVRYGLMGENEQKLDFVLGLTLNKMMERRLQTKVFKLGLAKSIHHARCMIRQRHIRVGKQIVDIPSFMVRVDSEKHIDFALTSPFGGGHPGRVHRKTLRGGSSEE; translated from the exons ATGGTGGGGAGTTACCGTAATTACAGCAAGACCTTCAGGAATCCTAAACGCCCGTTCGAGAAG GAGCGTTTGGACCAGGAACTCAAGCTTATCGGTGAATATGGTCTCAAGAACAAGCGCGAGGTGTGGCGTGTTCAGTACGTGCTGTCGAAGATCAGGTCGGCGGCGCGTTACCTGCTGACCTTGGACGAGAAGGACACCAAGCGTCAATTCCAGG GTGATGCCCTGCTGAGGCGTATGGTGCGCTATGGCCTTATGGGTGAGAACGAGCAGAAGCTCGATTTCGTGTTGGGTCTGACGCTCAACAAGATGATGGAGCGTCGCCTGCAGACCAAGGTCTTCAAGCTGGGCCTCGCCAAGTCGATCCACCACGCTCGCTGCATGATTCGCCAGCGCCACATCCGCGTGGGCAAGCAGATCGTCGACATTCCGTCGTTCATGGTCCGTGTGGACTCGGAGAAGCACATCGACTTCGCACTCACATCCCCGTTCGGAGGCGGTCACCCTGGTAGGGTCCACCGCAAGACCCTCCGCGGCGGTTCGTCTGAGGAGTAA
- a CDS encoding thrombospondin-related anonymous protein, putative — protein MRGCFALLFLAPLAQFVLYCAAGAPIAAPRMHGDKLPRTCKRQMDFSIVVDESASISKEDWNGRMIPFLENLITTIDLDNSDIRISLTTYSTPTRSIFTFLDKEASNTQLAIKRLHEMRDSKPAFGMTYTGNALSFVRKAVLPYGRKNVPKALLLVTDGLSSDSDLTAQEAAMIRDEGVNVMVVGVGDARIEECRGIVGCDGVMDCPMFKHTNWKEMINIFHGLMKEVCDTLPQDATCRPVWSDWSECNAPCNATGTRTRTLRTLETITKPIMGTNGQLGRTCKDQEMLTPPQSESCVGKCANVSAPGHDMPAPMLTGRLADGSYDESYGTFASCTKHKSGDVPADKDIKCDRRKQNNGNSSGAGASQTPQHKVDSAKSDRQIRPQQPSAPIKPLPRKPTPGKVTHVKDDSSSQVRLRGDMDPTAGEKDNARLAKSPPTTKKPVVVTDSSQKVRRTAVDPNSSPEGGRKTPQSPSKPKVNSGSVNVPAKPGKASKDSVTVPGGSTLDPDYGSHKFKTETKMDPLSVNDINGSSTTSGGKSSDSKPVPMSSGGKKTPQSPSVPKVNSGSVSVPAKPGKASKDSVTVPGGSTLDPDYGSHKFKTETKMDPLSVNDINGSSTTPGGKSSDSKPVPMSSGATRGDMTDSELDSGSVSVPAKPGKASKDSVTVPGGSTLDPDYGSHKFKTETKMDPLSVNDINGSSTTSRVASSDSTPEPMSSGATRGDMTDSELDSRSGMMSTEPASPSEDSVDVTGGSTLDPDYGSHKFKTDTKMDPMSDGSSFPTSDLGREDESDMGEMTGSGTSLEHNTSTGSTPQHPSGYEGLNDADMSDMTPEETDLAAQEEMRRELEEEREEDLRRELEEQHKKEREAEERLKQELSANSNPGSGEPTPTSGSDITSDEEGATTGDVDTSGDEGATTGDVDTSGDEGTTSGGENATTGENSSSDDGDNSLHGFHVLSDSAATEYVPPVKAADNESDEESTEGGSSRSSSNTTKIAGGALLGLLLLGAGGGYAMYKKNKGPGFEADPGDYAGGDESSQPIRDAETYTVTEFDNNIWGEAT, from the exons ATGAGGGGTTGTTTCGCGCTTTTGTTTCTTGCGCCTTTGGCGCAATTTGTGCTTTACTGTGCCGCTGGCGCTCCGATAGCGGCTCCGAGAATGCATG GTGACAAACTTCCAAGAACGTGCAAGCGCCAAATGGACTTCTCCATTGTCGTCGATGAGTCCGCCAGTATCTCGAAAGAAGATTGGAATGGTCGAATGATACCATTCCTGGAGAACCTCATTACAACGATTGACCTCGACAACAGTGACATCAGGATCTCCTTGACGACGTACTCGACGCCCACGCGTTCGATTTTCACGTTCCTCGACAAGGAGGCCAGCAACACGCAATTGGCCATTAAGCGCCTGCACGAGATGCGTGACTCCAAACCCGCGTTTGGCATGACCTACACTGGTAACGCGCTTTCGTTCGTCAGGAAGGCGGTGCTGCCCTACGGACGCAAAAACGTCCCTAAGGCGCTTCTGCTCGTCACTGATGGCCTTTCTTCGGACTCCGACCTCACAGCGCAGGAGGCCGCCATGATCCGTGACGAGGGCGTCAATGTGATGGTTGTCGGTGTTGGCGATGCTAGGATCGAGGAGTGCCGCGGTATTGTGGGCTGTGACGGCGTCATGGATTGCCCAATGTTCAAGCACACTAACTGGAAGGAGATGATCAACATATTCCACGGGCTCATGAAAGAGGTCTGTGACACGCTTCCCCAAGACGCCACCTGCAGACCGGTGTGGTCGGACTGGTCAGAGTGCAATGCGCCATGCAACGCCACCGGGACGCGCACGCGTACCTTGCGAACACTGGAAACCATAACGAAGCCAATCATGGGCACGAACGGGCAACTGGGCCGTACGTGCAAGGATCAAGAGATGCTCACCCCGCCGCAAAGCGAGAGTTGCGTCGGCAAATGCGCCAACGTTTCCGCTCCTGGACATGACATGCCGGCGCCGATGTTAACCGGCAGACTTGCTGACGGGTCATACGATGAGTCCTACGGCACCTTTGCATCATGCACCAAACATAAATCTGGCGACGTGCCTGCGGATAAGGACATCAAGTGCGATAGACGCAAGCAGAACAACGGGAATTCATCCGGCGCAGGTGCCTCGCAGACGCCACAGCATAAGGTAGACTCAGCGAAATCAGACAGACAGATTCGGCCGCAACAGCCGAGTGCCCCGATCAAGCCTCTACCAAGGAAACCCACGCCTGGGAAAGTTACGCACGTGAAGGACGATTCGTCTAGCCAAGTCAGGCTCAGGGGAGACATGGATCCTACCGCTGGGGAAAAGGACAATGCTAGGTTGGCCAAGTCGCCACCCACAACAAAGAAGCCGGTGGTTGTCACTGACTCATCACAGAAAGTGCGCCGGACGGCAGTAGATCCGAACTCCAGCCCAGAGGGCGGCAGGAAGACACCACAGTCACCGTCAAAACCCAAAGTCAACTCTGGTTCCGTTAACGTACCAGCTAAGCCCGGCAAAGCATCTAAGGACTCTGTTACCGTGCCCGGTGGATCTACCCTTGACCCCGACTACGGTTCCCACAAGTTCAAAACCGAAACGAAGATGGACCCCCTGAGTGTCAATGACATCAACGGTTCGTCGACCACATCAGGAGGGAAGTCGTCCGACTCGAAACCTGTGCCGATGTCATCGGGCGGCAAGAAGACACCGCAGTCACCGTCAGTGCCCAAAGTCAACTCTGGGTCCGTTAGCGTACCAGCTAAGCCCGGCAAAGCATCTAAGGACTCTGTTACCGTGCCCGGTGGATCTACCCTTGACCCCGACTACGGTTCCCACAAGTTCAAAACCGAAACGAAGATGGACCCCCTGAGTGTCAATGACATCAACGGTTCGTCGACCACACCAGGAGGGAAGTCGTCCGACTCGAAACCTGTGCCGATGTCATCGGGAGCTACAAGAGGTGACATGACCGACTCAGAACTTGACTCTGGGTCCGTTAGCGTACCAGCGAAGCCCGGCAAAGCATCTAAGGACTCTGTTACCGTGCCCGGTGGATCTACCCTTGATCCTGACTACGGTTCCCACAAGTTCAAAACCGAAACGAAGATGGACCCCCTGAGTGTCAATGACATCAACGGTTCGTCGACCACATCACGAGTGGCATCGTCCGACTCGACACCTGAACCGATGTCATCGGGAGCTACAAGAGGTGACATGACCGACTCAGAACTTGACTCTAGGTCTGGTATGATGTCAACAGAGCCCGCAAGCCCATCTGAAGACTCCGTTGACGTGACAGGTGGATCGACCCTTGATCCCGACTACGGTTCCCACAAGTTCAAAACCGACACAAAGATGGACCCCATGAGTGACGGTAGCAGCTTCCCAACGTCAGACCTAGGCAGGGAAGACGAGAGCGACATGGGCGAAATGACTGGCAGTGGCACCAGCCTGGAGCACAACACGAGTACCGGCAGCACCCCGCAGCATCCGTCCGGTTATGAGGGATTGAATGATGCCGACATGAGCGATATGACGCCTGAGGAAACGGATTTGGCAGCCCAGGAGGAAATGAGGCGCGAGCTCGAGGAGGAGCGCGAGGAAGACCTCAGACGGGAACTGGAGGAGCAGCATAAGAAGGAGcgtgaagccgaggaaaggcTGAAGCAAGAGCTCAGCGCGAACAGCAACCCAGGCTCCGGCGAGCCGACTCCTACCTCTGGATCAGACATAACATCTGATGAAGAGGGAGCGACAACTGGTGATGTAGACACATCTGGTGACGAAGGCGCGACAACTGGTGATGTAGACACATCTGGTGACGAAGGCACGACATCTGGTGGAGAAAACGCGACAACCGGTGAAAATTCATCATCCGATGACGGCGATAACTCACTTCATGGGTTCCACGTTTTGAGTGACAGCGCAGCGACTGAATACGTCCCGCCAGTGAAAG ctgctgatAACGAAAGCGATGAAGAATCTACCGAGGGCGGTAGCA GCCGGTCGAGCAGCAACACGACGAAGATTGCGGGAGGCGCCTTGCTAGGCCTTCTCCTGCTTGGCGCAGGAGGCGGGTACGCCATGTACAAAAA GAACAAGGGCCCCGGCTTCGAGGCTGACCCAGGCGACTACGCTGGGGGCGACGAGAGCTCGCAACCCATCAGGGACGCCGAAACGTACACCGTTACGGAATTCGACAACAACATTTGGGGAGAAGCCACCTGA
- a CDS encoding U6 snRNA-associated Sm-like protein LSm2: protein MLFFNFFQTLVEKGANVTIELKNDLQLTGRLHAVDQYLNFKLSNVTANDTERYPHLLSVVNCFVRGSVVRYVFLNSSDVKTEELQELCRREAMKQSSEKK from the exons ATG CTAttcttcaacttcttcCAAACGCTGGTCGAGAAGGGCGCGAATGTAACCATTGAGCTGAAAAACGACCTGCAGCTGACTGGGCGGCTCCACGCAGTGGACCAGTATCTGAATTTCAAGCTGAGCAACGTGACGGCCAACGACACTGAGCGATACCCGCACCTG CTGTCTGTTGTGAACTGCTTTGTGCGAGGTTCGGTGGTGCGGTACGTGTTCCTGAATTCTTCGGACGTCAAGACGGAAgagctgcaggagctgTGTCGTCGAGAGGCTATGAAGCAGAGCTCGGAGAAGAAGTGA
- a CDS encoding DIADENOSINE 5,5-P1,P4-TETRAPHOSPHATE PYROPHOSPHOHYDROLASE MUTT,putative, whose protein sequence is MEVEGAIIKAAGIIVYTVDALAKEVKYLLLKASNKPFHWTPPKGNVYSTTSPDERVTPTHQAYRALRPRYKAHDRDKECVYYLGKLTDPDSKITLSHEHIDHAWVSASNINEYCDKESLCNMIAHAEEHIKGKLH, encoded by the exons ATGGAGGTTGAGGGAGCCATCATAAAGGCAGCGGGCATCATCGTTTACACCGTCGACGCACTTGCGAAGGAAGTGAAATACTTGCTGCTTAAAGCGTCAAACAAGCCGTTCCACTGGACACCCCCAAAAGGTAACGTCTATAGCACTACGTCGCCCGATGAGCGCGTAACTCCAACACATCAAGCATACAGGGCGCTTAGACCCCG ATACAAGGCACACGACAGGGACAAGGAGTGCGTTTACTATCTGGGAAAGCTGACAGATCCGGACTCCAAGATAACACTATCGCACGAACACATCGACCACGC ATGGGTTTCGGCAAGCAACATCAACGAGTATTGCGACAAAGAGTCGCTGTGCAACATGATCGCACATGCAGAGGAACACATCAAAGGCAAACTGCATTAG